In the genome of Thiomicrospira aerophila AL3, one region contains:
- a CDS encoding acetyltransferase, with protein MAKKSILLVGAGGHCKASIDVIEQIGEWQIAGIIDRQDSGVKTVLGYPVIGCDEDLPELRKQYDYALVTIGQIRLSEPRVRLFEQLKTLGYKQPGLVSPLAYVSQHAIIGAGTVVMHQALVNAGAQIGQNGIINSQALIEHDVVIGDDCHIATGAKINGDVKIGRGCFIGSGVVIKQGVELADNVMVGAGALILNNITRSGCYVNQGRLLETK; from the coding sequence ATGGCTAAAAAATCGATTTTATTGGTGGGTGCAGGCGGGCATTGCAAGGCCTCTATTGATGTCATTGAGCAGATAGGTGAATGGCAGATTGCGGGGATTATCGACCGCCAAGACTCCGGGGTGAAAACGGTGTTGGGTTATCCGGTGATTGGCTGTGATGAGGATTTGCCTGAACTGCGAAAACAATACGATTATGCCTTGGTAACCATCGGGCAAATTCGGCTTTCCGAACCAAGGGTGAGATTATTTGAACAACTCAAAACGCTAGGCTATAAACAACCAGGCCTGGTATCTCCCTTAGCCTATGTTTCACAGCATGCCATCATTGGGGCGGGTACAGTTGTGATGCATCAGGCGTTGGTGAATGCTGGCGCACAAATAGGTCAAAACGGCATTATCAATAGCCAAGCGTTAATTGAGCATGATGTAGTGATTGGCGATGATTGCCATATTGCTACCGGTGCCAAAATTAACGGGGACGTCAAAATCGGGCGCGGTTGTTTTATCGGCAGCGGCGTGGTGATTAAACAAGGCGTAGAACTTGCCGATAACGTAATGGTTGGCGCGGGCGCGTTAATTTTAAATAACATCACCAGGTCGGGTTGTTACGTAAATCAAGGGCGTTTATTGGAGACGAAATGA
- a CDS encoding LegC family aminotransferase has product MSNQQAWLSMMAFIRQHYQQAEGLIPLHAPCFDEAEKRLVVDCIDSTFVSSVGQYVTEFEQQITDFTGAKHAVAVVNGTMGLHLALKVIGLQANDLVITQSLTFVATPNAIKMHQADPVFVDVERETLGLCPESLNHFLTEQTIQQNGECVHRQTDRVIRACVPMHTLGFPARIDAILEICNRHNIALVEDAAESLGSFYQGQHTGRFGQVGVFSFNGNKVITTGGGGMLITNNAELARHAKHLSTTAKVPHAWLFEHDEPAYNLRMPNINAALGVAQMQKLPAFLTEKRALAQAYQQQSGLVVLNEPTNTQSNYWLNALLCESEAERNAFLEFSNRQHIQTRPLWTPMHQLAIYVDCLRTDMTNTDWLAARVVNVPSGVRCDG; this is encoded by the coding sequence ATGTCTAACCAGCAGGCCTGGTTGTCTATGATGGCGTTTATTCGCCAACATTATCAGCAAGCGGAAGGCTTAATTCCATTACATGCGCCCTGTTTTGACGAGGCCGAAAAACGTTTAGTGGTGGATTGCATTGATTCGACTTTTGTTTCATCGGTCGGGCAATACGTGACTGAGTTTGAACAACAAATTACCGATTTTACTGGCGCTAAACATGCGGTGGCGGTGGTGAATGGCACAATGGGGTTGCATTTGGCGTTAAAGGTGATTGGATTGCAGGCAAATGATTTGGTCATCACGCAATCTTTAACCTTTGTTGCCACGCCGAACGCGATCAAAATGCATCAAGCCGATCCGGTGTTTGTTGATGTCGAGCGCGAAACCTTGGGCTTGTGTCCTGAATCACTTAACCATTTTTTAACCGAACAGACGATACAACAAAACGGTGAATGCGTGCATCGCCAAACCGATCGGGTGATTCGCGCTTGTGTGCCGATGCACACCTTGGGTTTTCCTGCGCGTATTGACGCGATTTTAGAAATTTGTAACCGACACAATATTGCGCTGGTAGAAGATGCGGCTGAAAGTTTAGGCAGTTTTTATCAAGGTCAGCATACTGGACGTTTCGGCCAAGTTGGGGTGTTTAGTTTTAACGGCAATAAAGTCATCACCACCGGTGGAGGCGGCATGCTGATTACCAATAATGCCGAACTCGCTCGTCACGCCAAACACTTAAGCACCACCGCCAAAGTGCCGCATGCTTGGTTATTTGAACACGATGAGCCGGCTTATAATTTGCGTATGCCGAATATTAATGCCGCGCTGGGTGTAGCACAAATGCAAAAGCTGCCGGCTTTTTTGACAGAAAAGCGCGCTTTGGCACAGGCATATCAACAACAATCAGGCCTAGTGGTACTGAACGAACCAACAAACACTCAGTCGAATTACTGGCTGAACGCCCTGTTATGCGAGTCTGAAGCCGAACGTAACGCGTTTTTAGAATTCAGTAACCGCCAACATATTCAAACTAGGCCTTTATGGACACCGATGCATCAACTGGCAATCTATGTCGATTGTTTGCGCACCGACATGACGAATACCGACTGGTTGGCAGCGCGGGTAGTGAATGTGCCAAGCGGGGTGCGTTGTGATGGCTAA
- a CDS encoding NAD-dependent 4,6-dehydratase LegB, with protein sequence MAKFWKGKKVLVTGADGFIGSHLVEALVLAGADVRALVQYNSFNTWGWLDQSPLANEMEIISGDIRDPFLCQTICKNIDTVFHLAALIAIPYSYIAPGSYVDTNVTGTLNMVQAARDQHVRRFMHTSTSETYGTAQYVPIDENHPMQPQSPYSASKIGADAMAMSYFLAFETPVTIARPFNTYGPRQSARAVIPTIIGQIAAGQTQIQLGDTSPTRDFNYVSDTCQGMMALMASDNTIGKTVNISSNYEISVQDTLELIKRLMGSNVEFVQDAQRLRPKDSEVFRLWGDNTKLKTLTGYSPTTSLESGLQQTINWFVQPQNLKAYKTGRYNV encoded by the coding sequence ATGGCAAAATTCTGGAAGGGCAAAAAGGTTTTAGTGACAGGGGCTGATGGCTTTATTGGATCGCATTTAGTTGAAGCCCTTGTATTGGCGGGCGCGGATGTTCGTGCGCTTGTGCAATATAATTCGTTTAATACTTGGGGCTGGCTGGATCAAAGCCCGTTAGCGAATGAGATGGAGATTATCAGCGGTGACATTCGTGATCCGTTTTTGTGTCAAACAATCTGCAAAAACATCGATACCGTGTTTCATCTGGCGGCGTTAATTGCCATTCCTTATTCTTACATTGCGCCAGGTTCGTATGTCGATACCAATGTGACCGGCACCTTGAATATGGTGCAGGCAGCGCGTGATCAACACGTGCGTCGATTTATGCATACCTCCACTTCGGAAACCTACGGCACAGCGCAATATGTTCCGATTGATGAAAATCATCCGATGCAGCCGCAATCACCTTACAGCGCGAGTAAAATCGGCGCGGATGCGATGGCGATGTCGTATTTTTTGGCGTTTGAAACCCCTGTGACGATTGCGCGACCGTTTAATACTTATGGCCCAAGGCAATCGGCACGGGCGGTGATTCCGACTATTATCGGTCAGATTGCCGCTGGTCAAACCCAAATTCAGTTAGGCGATACCAGCCCGACGCGCGACTTTAATTATGTTAGCGATACCTGTCAAGGCATGATGGCGTTAATGGCCAGCGACAACACTATTGGCAAAACCGTTAATATCAGCTCAAATTACGAAATTTCAGTTCAAGATACCTTGGAGTTGATTAAACGTTTAATGGGTTCAAACGTCGAGTTTGTGCAGGATGCGCAACGTCTAAGACCGAAAGATTCTGAGGTGTTTCGTTTGTGGGGGGATAATACCAAGTTAAAAACCTTGACCGGCTATAGCCCAACTACCTCACTGGAAAGCGGACTGCAACAAACCATCAACTGGTTTGTTCAGCCGCAAAATTTAAAAGCCTATAAAACTGGGCGCTACAATGTCTAA
- a CDS encoding murein transglycosylase domain-containing protein, which translates to MLARTTFLSHLNQPSTRFWLKISSVVLGLFWVSGYALAQLQQRHDSDVSLLVEQPLSQAQVASNTIQPTLAIITSVQRPHAPKPAPSAEIIQEPVVPETAVITTSTELVAAPAPVTLETSLAVSPSETLQQTVNFVTRPPVFVAINNDVITFEFSAQTAQQQTAMMRALARAMLTDQLFQEEQWLSTQPLNLQARPTLYRRVLDHRQEAVTTPIQAHAYAQFLIQRRMEWVERQGQRVAQIRIPLIQSNLPLVAQPYEPYVLRYANEFKVSPALVFAVMEVESNFNPRAVSRSNALGLMQIKDYAAGLDVYKKIDGINQMPTRSVLFNPEQNIRIGTAYLGLLYHEYFAAVNDPSTRSALVIAAYNGGLNRVWPLFGNDMESAMRQVNRLSTAQVKQRIGQHHPSAETRNYLAKVLNTQAHYQAWLGRDAQPLLAAR; encoded by the coding sequence ATGCTTGCTAGAACAACTTTTTTATCCCACTTAAATCAACCATCCACCCGATTCTGGTTAAAGATCAGCTCGGTGGTGTTGGGCCTTTTTTGGGTATCGGGTTATGCACTTGCGCAGTTGCAACAACGTCATGATAGTGATGTCTCATTATTGGTTGAGCAACCCTTATCGCAAGCACAGGTTGCATCAAACACTATTCAACCGACACTTGCGATTATAACGAGTGTGCAAAGGCCGCACGCGCCCAAACCCGCACCTTCCGCTGAAATCATCCAAGAGCCGGTTGTTCCTGAAACAGCCGTTATAACCACCAGTACAGAGCTGGTCGCGGCACCGGCTCCCGTAACCCTTGAAACATCGCTAGCAGTAAGCCCCAGTGAAACTTTGCAGCAAACGGTTAACTTTGTAACTCGCCCACCGGTATTTGTGGCGATTAATAATGATGTAATTACGTTTGAGTTTAGTGCCCAAACGGCGCAACAACAGACCGCGATGATGCGTGCTTTAGCCCGTGCCATGTTGACTGACCAGCTGTTTCAGGAAGAGCAGTGGTTATCGACCCAGCCACTTAATTTACAGGCCCGCCCAACCCTATACCGACGTGTGTTAGATCACCGTCAAGAGGCGGTTACCACACCAATCCAAGCCCATGCTTATGCGCAGTTTTTAATTCAGCGACGCATGGAGTGGGTCGAGCGTCAGGGGCAGCGGGTTGCGCAAATCCGCATTCCGTTGATCCAGTCGAATTTGCCCTTGGTCGCTCAACCCTATGAACCTTATGTATTGCGATATGCAAATGAGTTTAAGGTTTCACCCGCGTTGGTGTTTGCGGTGATGGAGGTAGAAAGTAATTTTAATCCTCGGGCCGTCAGCCGTTCCAATGCGCTCGGGTTAATGCAAATTAAAGACTATGCTGCCGGGCTAGATGTGTATAAAAAAATTGATGGGATTAATCAAATGCCCACCCGCAGTGTGCTATTTAATCCAGAGCAAAATATTCGCATTGGTACCGCTTATCTGGGTTTGCTTTACCATGAGTATTTTGCCGCTGTGAATGATCCTAGCACACGCTCGGCTTTGGTGATTGCCGCTTACAATGGTGGGTTAAATCGGGTATGGCCTTTGTTTGGCAACGATATGGAGTCAGCAATGCGGCAGGTAAATCGGTTGAGCACGGCACAGGTTAAACAGCGTATAGGTCAGCATCATCCCTCTGCCGAAACGCGTAATTACCTTGCTAAAGTGCTTAATACTCAGGCGCATTACCAGGCCTGGTTGGGGCGCGATGCCCAGCCATTGTTAGCCGCGCGGTGA
- the flgL gene encoding flagellar hook-associated protein FlgL: protein MRTSTSYSFMNGLATMQRQQSDLTQIQEKIITGKRINRPSDDAAGSFQVQILNQNIRQIDQFKNNGDTAKAELQLQETVLNSGTDILQRTREIALQMASGTFNPTQRQQAAVEIEQLMQAMQVEMQTRNSQGQYLFSGNNVADRPFVEDSANPGFLIYIGNIDPDLANPMAGFARPEASVANRTVQISFEGQDQVSPDPAQNPARIRLGEVGSEVFGAGFANNFQSTANRVPPVDSNIYNVMAVMREQLLAGTPPSSEVIDDLKSGIDQFSSSLTAIGVRTNRIEMAADAGEEYKIALTIRRGALEDQDLAKGITQLTLTQAALEVAQQTFVRVQQLNLFNFINPR, encoded by the coding sequence ATGAGAACATCGACCAGTTATAGTTTTATGAACGGCTTGGCAACTATGCAGCGTCAACAAAGTGATTTAACTCAAATTCAAGAAAAAATTATTACTGGCAAACGTATTAACCGTCCAAGTGATGATGCAGCAGGCTCTTTTCAGGTTCAAATCTTAAATCAAAATATAAGACAAATCGATCAGTTTAAAAACAATGGCGACACTGCCAAAGCGGAACTGCAATTGCAAGAAACGGTATTGAATTCCGGTACTGATATTTTGCAAAGAACCCGTGAAATTGCCTTACAAATGGCCAGTGGTACGTTTAATCCTACACAAAGACAGCAGGCAGCGGTTGAGATTGAGCAGTTGATGCAGGCCATGCAAGTTGAAATGCAAACTCGTAACAGCCAAGGTCAATATTTATTTTCTGGCAATAACGTTGCCGATCGTCCTTTTGTTGAGGATTCAGCTAATCCCGGTTTTTTAATATACATCGGCAATATTGACCCTGATCTCGCCAATCCGATGGCCGGTTTTGCACGGCCTGAAGCTTCAGTGGCAAACCGTACCGTACAAATAAGTTTTGAAGGGCAAGATCAAGTCAGCCCTGATCCTGCTCAAAATCCAGCACGAATTCGACTTGGTGAGGTAGGTTCAGAGGTGTTTGGCGCGGGTTTTGCTAACAATTTTCAAAGTACGGCCAATAGAGTGCCACCGGTTGATTCGAATATCTACAATGTCATGGCTGTGATGCGTGAGCAGTTATTGGCGGGTACACCACCGAGTTCAGAGGTAATTGATGATTTAAAATCGGGTATTGATCAATTTTCCTCTAGCTTAACTGCGATTGGTGTGCGAACAAATAGAATTGAGATGGCCGCTGATGCTGGTGAGGAATATAAAATTGCCCTTACGATTCGACGTGGTGCGCTAGAAGATCAGGATTTGGCTAAAGGAATTACACAGTTAACCCTAACCCAAGCTGCTTTAGAAGTGGCTCAACAAACCTTTGTTAGGGTGCAACAACTGAATTTATTTAACTTTATTAATCCCCGCTAA
- the flgK gene encoding flagellar hook-associated protein FlgK — MADMLTIATSATTAFNRALQVTSHNIANVNTEGYNRQRVEFEATSAGSLVSRFNGTGTFSKQVERMYDEFLFQQLTSSNSEVKGFETRLGLANQIEGALGSVDLGMQSALLGYFDALQGLATNPESTIFKGQALDQANTLVATVNSAQQVLAQTEAQINNQMSQLATDINERLVQLREVNFGIKTASTSGMQEPNDLFDKRDQLTYELSELVGIRTKINTDGTVEVFSANNRIPLLADNKVIPLQVQSDNYPGRERNEVFVTLNGQTTQVSDLLRGGGELGGLLEVRDNLLDKTYERLGMVLNGFVAAQNVQNQQGWDAAGNPGEAIFTPLSFNAFAQQGNSATSSVTVELALPSFDPTDPTLTYGDKQQVLADSFTAIGQLKPASYQIDFDGTDLRITNLTTREVQLTAFNPATDDFVDFQGLRFNVDNVAPGDRFQVSPHRGMIEQFGINLSTPDQLATRGQNPLQLDPSDLATPAAVGDNLNVANLAALQNKKLLNSVGGQPTMSILQGYAQVTTDIGRYVNRSESLFQSTSTAFDFLLQKRESVSGVNLDEEAANLLRFQQAYQAAAQVIQTSQSLFQTLLGAVRS, encoded by the coding sequence ATGGCTGACATGCTCACGATTGCCACCTCTGCCACTACTGCATTTAACCGTGCGTTACAGGTGACAAGTCATAATATTGCCAACGTGAATACCGAGGGCTATAACCGTCAGCGCGTTGAATTTGAAGCAACCAGCGCAGGCTCACTGGTGAGCCGTTTTAACGGAACCGGTACCTTTAGTAAGCAAGTTGAGCGGATGTATGACGAGTTTTTATTTCAGCAATTAACCAGCTCAAACTCAGAAGTTAAGGGTTTTGAAACGCGTTTAGGTTTGGCTAATCAAATCGAAGGGGCATTGGGTAGTGTAGACCTTGGCATGCAGTCGGCTTTGCTTGGTTATTTTGACGCCTTACAAGGTCTGGCTACTAACCCAGAATCTACAATATTCAAAGGGCAAGCACTTGATCAAGCGAATACCCTTGTGGCTACAGTGAACTCAGCCCAGCAAGTTTTAGCGCAAACTGAAGCGCAAATAAATAACCAAATGAGCCAGCTTGCGACCGATATTAATGAGCGCTTAGTTCAGTTGCGGGAAGTAAACTTTGGTATCAAAACCGCTTCAACAAGTGGTATGCAAGAGCCCAATGATCTATTCGATAAACGAGACCAGTTAACCTATGAGTTAAGTGAGTTAGTAGGGATTCGTACCAAAATAAATACCGATGGCACGGTAGAAGTTTTTTCCGCTAATAATCGCATTCCGCTACTTGCTGATAACAAAGTTATTCCATTACAGGTGCAATCAGATAACTATCCTGGGCGCGAACGCAATGAAGTCTTTGTTACTTTAAACGGCCAAACCACGCAAGTGAGTGATCTTTTACGGGGTGGTGGTGAGTTGGGTGGCCTATTGGAAGTAAGAGATAACTTGCTCGATAAAACCTATGAGCGCTTAGGTATGGTGCTCAATGGTTTTGTGGCGGCTCAAAACGTACAAAACCAACAAGGCTGGGATGCGGCTGGAAACCCAGGCGAAGCGATTTTTACACCCTTAAGCTTTAATGCTTTTGCGCAGCAGGGTAATAGTGCCACTTCCAGCGTAACCGTTGAGCTTGCGTTACCAAGTTTTGATCCAACAGATCCAACACTCACATACGGTGATAAGCAACAGGTTTTGGCCGACAGCTTTACTGCCATAGGTCAGCTAAAACCTGCCAGTTACCAGATCGATTTTGATGGCACTGATTTGCGCATTACTAATTTGACCACACGTGAAGTGCAGTTAACGGCATTTAACCCTGCAACCGATGATTTTGTGGATTTTCAGGGACTAAGGTTCAATGTTGACAATGTTGCGCCAGGGGACAGATTTCAGGTTTCTCCCCATCGTGGTATGATTGAACAATTTGGTATTAATTTGAGTACGCCGGATCAGTTAGCCACTCGCGGTCAAAATCCATTACAACTTGATCCAAGCGATCTTGCTACACCTGCTGCAGTTGGCGACAACTTGAATGTGGCTAATTTGGCAGCACTACAAAATAAAAAGCTACTCAATAGCGTTGGTGGTCAGCCCACAATGAGCATTTTGCAAGGTTATGCTCAAGTAACCACCGATATTGGCCGTTATGTAAATAGAAGTGAATCTCTGTTTCAATCGACATCCACTGCATTTGATTTTTTGCTGCAAAAGCGTGAAAGTGTTTCAGGTGTTAACTTGGACGAAGAGGCGGCAAATTTATTGCGTTTTCAACAGGCTTATCAGGCGGCTGCTCAGGTGATTCAGACTTCGCAATCATTATTTCAAACCCTGCTTGGTGCAGTAAGAAGTTAA
- a CDS encoding rod-binding protein, which yields MGLVSMDHQNVMNLQGFGDLKRQAREDQQSALRPVAEQFEAMMLQQILKSAHQTRFDDGWLEGSDYDTYKDLYHSQLSQHLAAQGSVGLADLIVEQLAPTLPMATTDAYLNQRLNRI from the coding sequence ATGGGCTTAGTAAGTATGGACCACCAAAACGTAATGAACCTGCAAGGGTTTGGCGATTTAAAGCGCCAAGCTCGTGAGGATCAGCAAAGCGCGTTGCGTCCGGTTGCAGAGCAATTCGAGGCCATGATGCTCCAGCAGATTTTAAAATCGGCGCACCAAACGCGTTTTGACGATGGCTGGTTAGAAGGCTCTGACTACGATACCTACAAAGATTTATATCACAGCCAACTTTCTCAGCACTTAGCGGCTCAAGGTTCTGTCGGTTTGGCCGATCTTATAGTAGAACAATTAGCACCGACTTTGCCAATGGCAACCACCGATGCTTATCTAAACCAGCGCTTGAATAGGATTTAA
- a CDS encoding flagellar basal body P-ring protein FlgI — protein MQNLINKQQATFGFILMVVVLLWSSWAEAQSRIKDVANVAGVRENQLIGYGLVVGLNGSGDNTPFAEQSLISMLNKFGINVPPGVRTNAKNVAAVAVHASLPAFAKPGQTIDVTVSSLGNAKSLQGGTLLMTPLKGVDNQIYALAQGNLVVGGLDASGRDGSSVTINVPSVGRIPNGALVEREVQSGFSTGTTITLNLHRADFTTATNVTNAINDMLGSGTARALDAESIEVMAPRIPDQRVAFMSILENIEVALGESAARVIVNSRTGTVVIGQTVRVSPAAVSHGGLVVRIEETLDPSQPNPFAQGQAMLVPGTEIDVEERGSRMFKFDSGVTLDELVDAVNKVGAAPSDLVAILEALKQAGALRAELMII, from the coding sequence ATGCAAAATTTAATTAACAAACAGCAAGCAACATTTGGTTTCATCTTAATGGTGGTTGTCTTGTTATGGAGTAGTTGGGCAGAAGCCCAATCCCGTATCAAAGATGTGGCAAATGTTGCCGGTGTCCGAGAAAACCAATTGATTGGATATGGTTTGGTCGTGGGGCTAAATGGTTCGGGTGATAACACGCCCTTTGCTGAACAAAGTTTAATTAGTATGCTGAATAAATTTGGTATCAATGTACCGCCAGGCGTGAGAACCAATGCTAAGAATGTCGCGGCAGTGGCCGTTCATGCCAGTCTGCCAGCCTTTGCAAAACCGGGTCAAACCATTGATGTGACCGTATCATCACTGGGTAATGCTAAAAGTTTACAGGGCGGTACATTGCTGATGACGCCTCTTAAAGGGGTGGATAATCAAATCTATGCGCTAGCCCAGGGCAATTTAGTGGTTGGGGGGCTAGATGCGTCTGGTCGTGATGGTTCAAGTGTCACGATTAACGTACCGAGCGTTGGACGCATTCCTAACGGTGCTTTGGTTGAACGTGAAGTACAAAGCGGTTTTAGTACCGGCACCACCATTACCCTTAACTTGCATCGGGCTGATTTTACGACGGCAACCAACGTGACTAATGCTATCAATGATATGTTGGGATCAGGCACAGCACGTGCACTGGATGCGGAATCAATTGAAGTCATGGCACCTCGTATTCCGGATCAACGAGTAGCCTTTATGTCTATTTTAGAAAATATTGAAGTGGCATTGGGTGAAAGTGCCGCACGGGTGATAGTTAACTCCAGAACCGGAACGGTCGTAATTGGTCAAACGGTTCGGGTCAGTCCGGCTGCGGTTAGTCATGGTGGTCTAGTGGTTAGAATTGAAGAAACCTTGGACCCCAGTCAGCCTAATCCATTTGCACAAGGTCAAGCTATGTTGGTGCCTGGAACCGAGATTGATGTAGAAGAGCGTGGTTCACGCATGTTTAAGTTTGATTCCGGGGTCACGCTTGATGAACTGGTCGATGCGGTTAATAAAGTGGGTGCAGCACCGAGTGATTTGGTTGCCATTTTAGAGGCGTTAAAACAAGCTGGCGCACTTCGTGCTGAACTAATGATTATTTAA
- a CDS encoding flagellar basal body L-ring protein FlgH: MTDKFKQSLAGLLIGSLVLLTGCSTTPERLEDFNYEPAFPANMGQVPAPVNGSLFHSANAMTFFNDARAHRVGDIITINLVEKFNANRRDQTNYNRNTNADFGVSTPLNLLGRSPSQVFDGLGSGGIGYGSNSNFAGNANSKQDSTVSGSVAVTVVEVIPNGNLVVRGEKWITVGNGEEVIRFGGIVRPQDIRPDNTIESTKVADVRLIYRDTGVSGNTTRPGAVTRFLTKFWPL, encoded by the coding sequence ATGACTGATAAATTTAAACAAAGTCTAGCAGGCCTGCTAATTGGAAGCCTGGTGCTACTAACGGGCTGCTCAACCACCCCCGAACGATTGGAAGACTTTAATTATGAGCCGGCGTTTCCAGCCAATATGGGTCAAGTACCTGCACCGGTTAATGGTTCCTTGTTTCACTCAGCGAATGCGATGACGTTTTTTAATGATGCGCGAGCGCACCGCGTGGGCGACATTATCACCATTAATCTGGTAGAAAAGTTCAATGCCAATCGTCGTGATCAAACCAACTATAACCGTAACACCAATGCAGATTTTGGGGTATCTACTCCGCTAAACCTGTTGGGTCGTTCTCCGAGTCAAGTATTTGATGGTTTGGGTAGTGGTGGTATTGGTTATGGTTCAAACAGTAACTTTGCCGGCAATGCCAACTCCAAGCAAGATTCGACTGTTTCGGGTTCAGTGGCCGTTACTGTGGTCGAAGTGATTCCTAACGGCAACCTAGTCGTTCGAGGCGAAAAGTGGATTACGGTAGGTAATGGTGAAGAAGTCATTCGTTTTGGCGGTATTGTTAGACCACAAGATATTCGTCCAGATAATACTATTGAGTCAACTAAGGTGGCCGATGTGCGCTTAATTTATCGCGATACCGGTGTGTCAGGCAATACAACTCGACCCGGTGCCGTTACCCGCTTTTTAACCAAATTCTGGCCGCTTTAA
- the flgG gene encoding flagellar basal-body rod protein FlgG, producing MRALYVAKTGLEAQQFRLAAISNNLANANTTGYKAGRAEFDDLLYQNIRAPGAQGTQDEINTLPSGLQLGVGVKAVGVQKIHTQGNLMVTDNQLDLALDGKGFFRVLDPDGNIMYTRDGSFQINQNGDIVTTSGYPLEPNIQIPANALNIIVARDGTVFATEPGNPEPLNLGQLEIATFINPAGLESIGQNMYYETIASGAPLVNNPNVDDAAAVIQGALEASNVNTVEELIGMIEAQRTYEMNSKAISAADGMMQYLNNNI from the coding sequence ATGAGAGCACTGTATGTTGCAAAAACCGGTTTAGAGGCCCAACAGTTTCGTTTGGCGGCTATTTCCAATAACCTCGCCAATGCCAATACGACGGGCTATAAAGCAGGTCGCGCTGAGTTTGATGATTTACTCTATCAAAACATCCGTGCGCCAGGTGCGCAAGGTACTCAGGATGAAATTAATACCTTGCCATCGGGCTTGCAACTCGGTGTAGGGGTCAAGGCGGTTGGGGTGCAAAAGATTCATACTCAAGGCAATCTAATGGTCACCGATAACCAATTAGACCTGGCGCTCGATGGTAAGGGTTTTTTTCGCGTATTAGATCCAGATGGCAACATTATGTACACCCGTGATGGTTCATTTCAAATAAACCAAAATGGTGACATTGTGACAACATCCGGTTATCCGCTAGAGCCAAACATTCAGATTCCTGCTAATGCGCTCAATATCATTGTGGCCCGTGATGGTACCGTGTTTGCTACAGAACCGGGTAACCCAGAACCTTTAAACCTAGGTCAGTTGGAAATAGCCACGTTTATCAATCCGGCTGGCCTGGAATCCATTGGTCAGAACATGTACTACGAAACGATTGCCAGCGGTGCGCCACTGGTTAATAACCCAAATGTTGATGATGCTGCAGCGGTAATTCAGGGTGCATTAGAAGCGTCTAACGTCAATACGGTTGAAGAGCTGATTGGCATGATTGAAGCACAACGTACCTATGAAATGAACTCAAAAGCCATTTCTGCTGCAGACGGCATGATGCAATACCTTAATAACAATATTTAG
- a CDS encoding flagellar basal body rod protein FlgF yields the protein MLFIAMSGAKEVAFSQANNANNLANANTDGFMQDFNQFRAQLLQGPGWESRTYSMDERPATDFTPGAIKVTGRPLDVTTNGDGFFAVLNRNQDEAYVRSASLQVTEAGLLVDVKGQPVLNAAGGQIALPPYDDVAIGSDGTISLIPAGAGANEWVVIDQLRLVSPPLNQLMKDLDGSVRLVAGAELPEQANVPMVSGALQTSNVNTVQALTTMIELSRKYEMQVKMMKTASDLASSTNQILSIRG from the coding sequence ATGTTATTTATTGCCATGAGCGGCGCCAAAGAAGTAGCCTTTTCTCAGGCAAACAATGCCAATAATCTAGCCAATGCTAATACCGATGGTTTTATGCAGGACTTTAATCAGTTTCGGGCGCAATTATTGCAAGGGCCGGGCTGGGAAAGTCGTACCTATTCAATGGATGAGCGTCCTGCCACAGATTTCACGCCAGGTGCCATTAAGGTGACCGGTCGTCCACTTGATGTCACCACTAATGGTGATGGCTTCTTTGCCGTGCTCAATCGTAATCAAGATGAAGCCTATGTGCGTTCAGCCAGTTTGCAGGTGACCGAAGCAGGCCTGCTTGTTGATGTTAAAGGGCAGCCGGTTTTAAATGCCGCTGGGGGTCAAATTGCCTTGCCGCCATACGATGATGTGGCGATTGGCAGTGACGGTACGATTTCTTTGATTCCAGCGGGTGCGGGTGCTAATGAATGGGTGGTAATTGATCAGTTGCGCCTTGTTAGTCCGCCTTTAAATCAATTAATGAAAGATTTAGATGGCTCAGTTCGCCTGGTTGCAGGTGCTGAATTACCAGAGCAGGCCAATGTACCAATGGTCAGTGGCGCACTTCAAACCAGTAATGTGAATACGGTGCAAGCGCTGACTACGATGATTGAGCTGAGCCGAAAGTATGAAATGCAAGTTAAGATGATGAAAACGGCCAGTGATTTGGCGTCTTCAACTAATCAAATTTTATCGATTCGTGGTTAA